In Pseudomonas oryzicola, one DNA window encodes the following:
- a CDS encoding carbonic anhydrase has translation MPIKDPSKVVPQVPAESADAALKHIVDGFLRFHHDVFPEQQELFKKLATAQTPRAMFITCADSRIVPELITQSSPGDLFVTRNVGNVVPPYGQMNGGVSSAIEYAVLALKVHHIIVCGHSDCGAMRAVLNPQSLTKMPTVSAWLRHAEVARTVVENNCSCGSEHETMQVLTKENVIAQLHHLRTHPSVASRLAAGELFIHGWVYDIETSKIEAYDAASDSFLPLAAGEPVPCATPRGRY, from the coding sequence ATGCCCATCAAGGACCCATCCAAGGTTGTTCCGCAGGTCCCCGCGGAGAGCGCCGATGCCGCCCTTAAGCACATCGTCGACGGCTTCCTGCGTTTTCACCATGACGTTTTCCCCGAGCAGCAAGAGCTGTTCAAGAAGCTCGCCACTGCGCAAACCCCGCGTGCCATGTTCATCACCTGCGCCGACTCGCGCATCGTTCCCGAGCTGATCACCCAGAGCTCGCCGGGCGACCTGTTCGTAACCCGTAACGTCGGTAACGTGGTACCACCTTATGGCCAGATGAACGGCGGCGTTTCCAGCGCTATCGAATACGCGGTGCTGGCGTTGAAAGTGCACCACATCATCGTCTGTGGCCACTCCGACTGCGGCGCCATGCGCGCGGTACTCAACCCGCAATCGCTGACCAAGATGCCGACCGTTTCCGCCTGGCTGCGTCACGCCGAGGTGGCCCGCACCGTGGTCGAGAACAATTGCTCGTGCGGTAGCGAGCACGAAACGATGCAAGTGCTGACCAAGGAAAACGTCATCGCCCAGTTGCATCACCTGCGCACCCACCCTTCGGTGGCTTCGCGCCTGGCAGCGGGTGAGCTGTTCATCCATGGCTGGGTCTACGACATCGAGACCAGCAAGATCGAAGCCTATGACGCCGCCAGCGATAGCTTCCTGCCGCTGGCCGCTGGCGAGCCGGTCCCCTGCGCTACTCCGAGAGGCCGCTACTAA
- the traF gene encoding conjugative transfer signal peptidase TraF — protein sequence MRRPLSVAALLAILGLLLLPLVLNGGARINITSSFPPGIYWVVDKTPEKGDLVMFCPPRRAVFDLAHARGYLSSGPCPGGYMRMIKRLVAVPGDEVLIAAEGVSVNGQLQARSEPLSTDPSGRSMPHPASVHFRLAEGEVLMLSDYSRLSFDGRYFGAVPQVQLDEVIRPWLVWNSSPR from the coding sequence ATGAGGCGACCGTTGAGCGTGGCCGCGCTGCTGGCTATCCTGGGCTTGCTGCTGTTGCCGCTCGTGTTGAATGGCGGCGCCCGGATCAACATCACCAGCAGCTTCCCGCCTGGCATCTACTGGGTAGTCGACAAGACGCCGGAAAAAGGCGACCTGGTCATGTTCTGCCCGCCCCGGCGGGCGGTGTTTGACCTGGCGCACGCCCGCGGCTACCTGAGCAGCGGGCCGTGTCCAGGGGGGTATATGCGCATGATCAAGCGCCTGGTAGCGGTTCCGGGTGACGAGGTGCTGATCGCCGCCGAGGGCGTCAGTGTCAATGGTCAGCTGCAGGCCCGCAGCGAGCCGTTGTCCACGGACCCCAGCGGCCGCAGCATGCCGCACCCGGCATCGGTGCATTTCCGCCTGGCCGAGGGTGAGGTGCTGATGCTCTCCGATTACAGCCGATTGTCGTTCGATGGTCGCTATTTTGGCGCCGTACCGCAGGTTCAGCTGGACGAGGTGATCAGGCCCTGGCTGGTGTGGAATAGCTCGCCTCGGTAA
- a CDS encoding type IV secretory system conjugative DNA transfer family protein produces the protein MKHNNAVGPQIRGGQSNSGSTWQALLAIFFLLAGLATATQYFAYLFQYHTALGANLNGVYAPWMILVWAANWSGQYQDSLMRAGSLGMLVSGVGMMAVMIIRLINSNSARANAFLHGSARWGERKDIESAGLLADEGVYVGAWLDKRNKLHYLRHNGPEHILTFAPTRSGKGVGLVIPTLLSWKHSAVITDLKGELWALTAGWRQKHAGNRVLRFEPATANGCVGWNPLEEIRLGTEFEVGDVQNLATLIVDPDGKGLNDHWQKTSQAMLVGCILHLCYRSLDEGGVASLPALDAMLADPSRPISELWEEMTHYGHLNGENHPLVGSAARDMLDRPAEEAGSVLSTAKSYLSLFRDPIVARNVARSEFKIRDLMNHEDPVSLFIITQPNDKARLRPLVRILVNMIVRLLADKMDFEDGRPKAHYKHRLLMMLDEFPSLGKLDIMQESLAFVAGYGIKCYLIIQDLSQLQEFYGQNESITSNCHIQNAYPPNRVETAEHLSKLTGQTTIVKEQITTSGRRSSALLGQVSRTIQEVQRPLLTTDEALRMPGPRKDSQGNIEEAGDMVVYCAGYPAFYGKQPLYFQDPIFLARAKVPAPRESDRTIDIRGSATPA, from the coding sequence ATGAAACACAATAACGCCGTCGGCCCGCAGATACGCGGTGGCCAAAGCAACAGCGGCAGTACCTGGCAGGCTTTGCTGGCGATCTTCTTTCTGCTCGCCGGCCTGGCCACTGCGACCCAGTACTTCGCCTACCTGTTTCAGTACCACACCGCACTGGGCGCCAATCTCAACGGCGTATATGCACCGTGGATGATCCTGGTTTGGGCCGCCAACTGGTCGGGCCAGTATCAGGACTCGCTGATGCGCGCCGGCTCCCTTGGCATGCTGGTCAGCGGCGTGGGCATGATGGCGGTGATGATCATCCGCCTGATCAACAGCAACAGCGCGAGGGCCAACGCGTTCCTGCATGGTTCGGCGCGTTGGGGCGAGCGCAAGGACATCGAGAGTGCCGGCTTGCTGGCTGACGAGGGCGTATATGTGGGGGCCTGGCTGGACAAGCGTAACAAGCTGCATTACCTGCGTCATAACGGCCCAGAGCACATCCTTACATTCGCCCCGACCCGCAGCGGCAAGGGCGTCGGCCTGGTGATCCCGACCTTGCTGTCGTGGAAGCACAGCGCAGTGATTACCGACCTCAAGGGCGAGCTATGGGCGCTGACCGCCGGCTGGCGGCAGAAGCATGCCGGCAACCGGGTGCTGCGCTTCGAGCCGGCCACGGCAAACGGCTGCGTAGGCTGGAACCCGCTGGAGGAAATCCGCCTTGGTACCGAGTTCGAGGTGGGTGACGTACAGAACCTGGCGACGCTGATCGTCGACCCGGACGGCAAGGGCCTCAACGACCACTGGCAAAAGACTTCCCAGGCGATGCTGGTCGGCTGCATCCTGCACCTGTGCTACCGCTCGCTGGATGAGGGTGGCGTGGCCAGCCTACCGGCTCTGGACGCCATGCTTGCCGACCCATCGCGGCCGATCAGTGAGCTGTGGGAGGAAATGACTCACTACGGGCACCTCAATGGTGAGAACCACCCGCTGGTGGGGTCTGCTGCACGCGACATGCTCGATCGGCCGGCGGAAGAGGCCGGCTCGGTGCTGTCCACGGCCAAATCGTACCTGTCGCTGTTTCGCGATCCGATTGTGGCGCGTAATGTCGCCCGCTCGGAGTTCAAGATCCGCGACCTGATGAACCACGAAGACCCGGTCAGCCTGTTCATCATCACCCAGCCCAACGACAAGGCGCGCCTGCGCCCGCTGGTGCGCATCCTGGTGAACATGATCGTACGCCTGCTGGCCGACAAGATGGACTTCGAGGACGGCCGGCCCAAGGCTCACTACAAGCACCGCCTGCTGATGATGCTCGACGAGTTCCCGAGCCTGGGCAAGCTCGACATCATGCAGGAGTCGCTGGCTTTTGTGGCCGGCTACGGGATCAAGTGCTACCTGATCATCCAGGACTTGTCGCAGCTGCAGGAGTTCTACGGGCAGAACGAGAGCATCACTTCCAACTGCCATATTCAGAACGCTTATCCGCCGAACCGCGTGGAAACCGCAGAGCACCTGTCCAAGCTCACCGGGCAGACCACCATCGTCAAGGAGCAGATCACTACCAGTGGGCGCCGCTCCAGCGCGCTGCTCGGCCAGGTGTCGCGCACCATCCAGGAAGTGCAGCGGCCGCTGCTGACCACTGACGAGGCCCTGCGCATGCCCGGCCCGCGCAAGGACAGCCAGGGCAACATCGAAGAAGCCGGCGACATGGTGGTGTACTGCGCCGGTTACCCGGCGTTCTACGGCAAGCAGCCCCTGTACTTCCAGGACCCGATCTTCCTCGCCCGCGCCAAGGTGCCTGCGCCGCGTGAAAGCGACCGCACCATTGACATACGTGGCTCGGCGACACCGGCATGA
- a CDS encoding IncP plasmid survival protein KfrC family protein, translating to MDNPNKARTRLEDAGQAFEAQAQALATEQTALLEGSPVQARYTQALGEYVEQKAEQAQALEQRLESLVERQQAQLQQNLAGRPGWLALPSTRATWEQCNQRCQARLLQLQGRLERVQELHHGMGLYSPRIEELAVRRLRAEQPELAEQWNLQRQAERSLTEAQRRSHAQDLGRSRNSSP from the coding sequence ATGGACAATCCGAACAAGGCCAGGACCCGGCTCGAAGACGCCGGGCAGGCCTTTGAAGCTCAGGCCCAGGCGCTGGCGACCGAGCAGACCGCCCTGCTCGAAGGCAGCCCGGTGCAGGCGCGTTATACCCAGGCCTTGGGCGAGTACGTCGAACAGAAGGCCGAACAGGCCCAAGCGTTGGAGCAGCGCCTGGAAAGCCTGGTGGAGCGTCAGCAGGCGCAGCTGCAGCAGAACCTGGCTGGCCGCCCGGGCTGGCTTGCATTACCCTCGACCCGCGCCACCTGGGAGCAGTGCAATCAGCGCTGCCAGGCGCGCCTGCTACAACTGCAGGGCCGTCTCGAGCGGGTGCAGGAACTGCATCACGGCATGGGCCTTTACAGTCCGCGCATCGAGGAACTGGCGGTGCGCCGCCTGCGTGCCGAGCAGCCCGAACTGGCCGAGCAGTGGAACCTGCAGCGCCAGGCCGAGCGCTCCCTGACCGAAGCGCAGCGGCGCAGTCATGCCCAGGACCTTGGGCGCTCGCGCAACTCGTCGCCCTGA
- a CDS encoding TraX family protein, with protein sequence MSERPLVGEIAVQQGQKTFALPRLQLADGALEALKWLALLLMTGDHVNKYLFNETLPYLFEAGRLAMPLFVMVLACNLARPGVGANGAYRRTAMRLCLFGVLATPPFIALGGLLYGAYPLNILFTLLVITLVTAACERAAAGQAHYWAVALCVFVVGGALVEFWWPAVLLGLSVGWYVRRPNAMAGVGVVVSLAALSPINGNAWAFAALPLLLGAGWLQPKLPRWRWLFYGYYPLHLLALWLIRIPMAKAGYLFLI encoded by the coding sequence GTGAGTGAGCGTCCTCTGGTTGGTGAAATTGCAGTGCAACAAGGGCAGAAGACCTTCGCCCTGCCCCGCCTGCAATTGGCTGACGGTGCCTTGGAGGCATTGAAATGGCTGGCGTTGCTGTTGATGACCGGCGACCACGTCAACAAGTACCTGTTCAACGAGACCTTGCCGTACCTGTTCGAGGCCGGGCGGTTGGCCATGCCGCTGTTCGTGATGGTGCTCGCCTGCAATCTGGCGCGCCCGGGTGTCGGGGCAAACGGCGCCTACCGCCGCACCGCGATGCGCCTGTGTCTGTTCGGTGTGTTGGCGACACCGCCGTTCATTGCGCTGGGTGGGCTGCTGTATGGCGCCTATCCGCTGAACATTCTCTTTACCCTGCTGGTAATCACCTTGGTCACCGCTGCCTGTGAGCGTGCGGCGGCCGGGCAAGCACATTACTGGGCTGTCGCGCTGTGCGTGTTCGTGGTCGGCGGAGCGCTGGTGGAATTCTGGTGGCCAGCCGTGCTGTTGGGGCTGAGCGTGGGCTGGTACGTGCGGCGTCCGAATGCCATGGCTGGCGTGGGGGTCGTGGTTTCGTTGGCGGCGCTGTCACCGATCAATGGCAACGCCTGGGCGTTCGCCGCCCTGCCCCTGCTGCTGGGGGCCGGTTGGTTGCAACCGAAGCTGCCACGCTGGCGTTGGCTGTTCTACGGCTACTACCCCCTGCATTTGCTGGCGCTTTGGTTGATCCGCATCCCGATGGCCAAGGCCGGTTATTTATTCCTGATATGA
- a CDS encoding phospholipase effector Tle1 domain-containing protein — protein sequence MGDALRFTVYFDGTGNNKDLNTPEGTQTNVARLFDLDTAKGTNLARNSGHVPQQYDAQERSGQSEKVYFDGVGSQGKTSARSALEGGTGLGGQERIDQAYDAIVAFHNKYPDQKIDVNIVGFSRGAAQSRALANEFIERGVPKLDEQGKATGDFLIPPGQAHVNKLGIFDTVASYGNAMSDTHLGKNLEIGKNVDSTTHLVAANEYRDTFRLTSALRNDDNSRIEELKFAGAHSQVGGGYKDDVLAAGPLAVMYDRLQSAGIEMKPMQQEDLQRIGQYNEVIKSPEKVQEALIDSRLINGKDAFTRGADGAFQTVDNTPFPMERGTINIFDRQAHPFDHQTNGRGIIFENDNSLSKSGIQRGAESVGSWFAEKGSQLKDRASEYLGLRSRSERQEARADSFEQELAKYRQAATQQSQDMANTMTGSRPDQSFISSLNLQPVPVPKDLKQRQQQDPQAQQRSDSFKAMEEKALGLNPSASVGEASQTGRKATSGMVVDMDEHHILQKVGQTDQFVIHDRRDVDPSRNFQVGKSTAIVHDKGIGDLAGTLAPKMELSPVLANAMRR from the coding sequence ATGGGCGATGCATTGCGCTTCACGGTGTATTTCGACGGCACCGGCAACAACAAGGACCTGAATACACCTGAGGGTACACAAACCAACGTAGCCCGGCTATTCGACCTGGATACGGCCAAAGGCACCAATTTGGCGCGGAATTCGGGGCATGTCCCGCAGCAATACGATGCCCAGGAGCGCTCCGGCCAATCGGAAAAGGTCTACTTCGACGGGGTTGGCAGTCAGGGCAAGACCTCGGCGCGCTCTGCACTCGAGGGCGGCACCGGGTTGGGTGGCCAGGAGCGTATCGACCAGGCGTACGACGCCATCGTTGCTTTCCACAACAAGTACCCAGACCAGAAGATCGACGTGAATATCGTCGGCTTCAGCCGTGGTGCCGCACAGTCCCGGGCACTGGCCAACGAATTCATCGAGCGCGGCGTACCCAAGCTGGATGAGCAGGGCAAGGCGACCGGCGACTTCCTGATTCCTCCCGGCCAGGCGCATGTGAACAAGCTGGGCATCTTCGATACCGTGGCTTCCTACGGCAACGCGATGTCGGATACCCACCTGGGCAAGAACCTGGAGATTGGCAAGAACGTCGACTCGACCACGCACCTGGTGGCGGCGAACGAGTACCGTGACACCTTTCGCCTGACCAGCGCCCTGCGCAATGACGACAATTCGCGTATCGAGGAGTTGAAATTCGCAGGTGCCCATTCGCAAGTTGGCGGTGGCTACAAGGACGACGTACTGGCGGCTGGCCCGCTGGCGGTGATGTATGACCGCCTGCAATCGGCCGGCATCGAGATGAAGCCGATGCAGCAGGAAGACTTGCAGCGCATCGGTCAGTACAACGAAGTGATCAAGAGCCCGGAGAAAGTCCAGGAGGCGCTGATCGATTCGCGGTTGATCAACGGCAAGGACGCGTTCACCCGTGGCGCTGACGGCGCCTTTCAGACTGTCGATAACACACCCTTCCCGATGGAGCGCGGCACGATCAATATCTTTGATCGCCAGGCCCATCCTTTCGACCACCAGACGAATGGCCGGGGAATCATTTTCGAGAATGACAACTCCTTGAGCAAGAGTGGCATTCAACGGGGCGCCGAGTCGGTTGGAAGCTGGTTCGCCGAAAAAGGCTCCCAGCTCAAGGATCGTGCATCCGAGTACCTCGGCTTGCGCAGCCGTTCCGAGCGGCAGGAAGCACGGGCAGATTCATTCGAACAGGAATTGGCCAAGTACCGGCAGGCTGCCACCCAGCAGAGCCAGGACATGGCCAACACGATGACAGGTTCGCGACCTGATCAAAGCTTCATCAGCAGCCTGAACCTGCAACCTGTGCCAGTCCCCAAGGATCTCAAACAGCGTCAGCAGCAAGACCCCCAGGCGCAGCAACGCAGCGACTCGTTCAAGGCCATGGAAGAGAAGGCCCTTGGCCTCAACCCGTCGGCCAGCGTTGGCGAAGCCTCGCAAACCGGGCGCAAAGCCACCAGCGGAATGGTTGTCGACATGGACGAGCATCACATCCTGCAGAAGGTCGGCCAGACCGACCAGTTCGTCATTCATGACCGCCGCGATGTTGACCCGAGCCGCAACTTCCAGGTGGGCAAGAGCACCGCCATCGTGCATGACAAAGGTATCGGCGATCTGGCCGGCACCCTAGCTCCGAAAATGGAGCTAAGCCCTGTATTGGCCAATGCCATGCGGCGCTGA